GTCCCCCGCGGGCCCACACTCCAAAGGTTTAGCACAGATGTTGCCGCACAGTGGAATCGGGTCTGTGCAAGATTTCCGAATGTCTTTGTCAAGTCTGTAATGAAGAAATACagatataaaacatatatcgacaagacaagaaattaaaaaaatatttcataacttATTTAACCCATTCATGACTTACTGCAAAATCAATAAGTTCCtgatatgtaaaaaatattttgatcaattatggcaaaaaataaatgttacaacttaccaaaaaattaaaaataacagagaaaagagatgaatggaGGACGAGGAGGAGGAACTTCATCGACaagagtaaattaaaaattaaatttaagaagaagattattatgtacatatgtatggttATGtctaccaataaaaaaaatctctttagcGACCCTTTAGTTTTGTATTATTCACTCCTTACACTGGGGGGGTGGGGCGGAGTACGAACAGTAAGAACTCGTTACCCCTCGTATATCAATACCATCCATTTCCACAGAGACAGATATCTACGCGATCGCGATCGTTGCTCTTTTTCTAGGAGACGCGTATATCTTTGTTTTACCATCGCCGAATAGTTCGGATCTTCATTCTTATTTCGTAACAAAATATCTTAAACACACATTGACAAAGTACATCACACACATAGACACAGAAAACGCTGCCTCTATTCCAGGAGGCGCGTATATCTCTGCTTTGCCATCGCCGAAATGTTGTTCGAATCATCAATATAAtttcgtaacaaaaaaaacttcaaCACACATTGACAGGGACACAGACATGTGTGTGCATATGTAATTATAGGTCTACTTTAGAAGAGCGGAATCTCCAAACACAAGTGCATTATGCATTTAAATGGAGGCTCCAGCCACAAATTTGTTACCCGCTTGTaagttacttaataaatattttttcattttttcagtGTGAGAATGGCACGTACTTGCGTTTCCCGCAGGGGCAGGTGCGCACGCTGTCGGGCAGCAGCAGGCAGCGCGCGCAGGGCGGCGGGTGGCAGCGCGCGCCGCACACGTGCGCGCCGCACGCCAGCACGCGCGCGCACGCCGCGCCGCACGACCAGCGCGCGCTCCGCCCCGACTCGCGCGCGCACGCCACCGAGCGCGACACCGCGCCGGGGCAGTAGCACactgaaaaaatgaaaaaatatttattaagtaacttACAAGCGGGTAACAAATTAGTGGCTGGAGCTTccatttaaatgaataatgcACTTGTGTTTGGAGATTCCGCTCTTCTAAAGTAGACCTATAATTACATATGCACACACATGTCATCACGTATATGTATAACTTGCGGGGTAAACGGGATCAAACCGTattgaaggccacgttcagctgtatggctttatagtggaattgagattcaaatagtgacaggttgctaggccttCTGCTTAATTGCCTTTAACGACAACTacaggaaagatatggagtggtcctattctttagtgccgtgAACTTGGCACAAATTGAAaacacatttttctttttcatatgcTTTTAACAGCCGTGTTCAAGCATGTTGTAGGGAGGCATGCAGTATTGATGCTTGCCACTTGTCTCAAACAGATGCTTGggggtatttttattaaaccgGATGTTCAACAGGACTTTTATGGAATCAGTTCCAAAAGTTATAACTATGATATAAGTCTTCTTTGTCATAGCACCAAATGGGAATTTATATACAATTCAAGCTAATTGTATGTAAGACAGAAGTCGCTCTCTTGACTCTGGTCATAGGCATACCCGTCTCCTTCCCAGGCAAGGTGTAACCGAGACATCTTAACACTGATGTGTGTCTatagtctgtctgtctgtatctgtgcctgtgtctgtctgtgtgtctGTATCTGTTCAACTCACCCTGTGTGACGGTCTCGTTGCATTCATCACAAGGTCCCTCGTGGCACTCTTTCTGGCACGTGTGGACCTCACACGAGAGGGTGCGGTGGCAAGTCCGGCCGCACACCTGGGCCAGCTTGCTGCTGCACAGCACTGAACGAGTCTCGGCCCCGCAACCGCATTGCCTGGATCACAAAGAGAcatcttgaaaatacaattTCTTTTATCACCGTAAATTTACATTGCTGAAGGAGGTGGATGAGAAAAGCACAAAACCGTGGAGAATGGCATGCATTACTAGAGGCCTACATCCAGTAGTGGATGCATATGggctgaagaagaagaaggagaagaagaaatttacatttacaatttgtaatgtactaCATGCAGACTTTATGCTGCCGGCATTATCTAAAAGTCTACCATTTAATATACTTGTGGAAAGGattgactatatatataataggcAACCCAAAGGGAAGGCTTTCCCCCAGTTTCAAGAGAAAATTATGACTTTTCTAAAGAACTATTAACCAACCATCCATTCCATAGGAGATAACTCCATAGAAGGCTACAATATAACACACAGTAACCTGGAACGGTAAACCTGGCAGACAAGGTCCCATATGTCAGAGCATACAGAAATGCAGACAGTTCCTCTGCCACTTTGAATACTCTCACACTTGTGCTGCTCATTCCCGGGAAGAAGTGAGAACTTAGACAATAAACATACTTGTTAACAGTGGCCTGGCACGGCGGACAAGGGCCCGGATGGCACAACAGCGTACAGGGATGCGGACAGTTCCTCTGCCTCTTACAAGACTTGCCGCAAGTGTGCGCACCGCTCGCCCCGCGGACGTATTCCGGCGAACGGATCGCGCCGCACATACAACGATACTCGGTCGGTATGGACTCGCTCGTGTTTTGACAGGCGGGGCACCGCCATTTTCCCTCTGCAACACGAGATTTTgagaatttaaaatcaaatgactcacatattataaactatcacatattatatatctacGTTCGTTTACGTTTACGTTTACGTTCTACAAAATCTTCATATCGTTTTACTACACATTACTTTCATTAACTTGTCTTCTCTTTCACTAacaatacctacaaaaaagaatagaaaaacgaacagaatagaaccactccctctcgctcccatggatgtcataaaaggcgactaaggaataggcttataaaattaggattcctcttttaggcgatgggctagcaacctgtcactatttgaatctcaattctatcacaaagccaaacagctgagcatggcttatcagtcttttcaagactggtggctctgtctaccccgctagggatatagacgtgatcatatgtatgtttgtatgtaaaatatttaaactataataacatttatgtaGGTTGCAATTTGACAACAATTATGTATTAAGCAATAGTTGCAATGCAACCTacatcatataaaaataaataaatgatgataAAACCAAACCACACTCACCAACCATACTGCTTATGGCCCATTTCCTGATACACCTGAGATGCAGAACATGGTAACAGTTGGCACACGACCACACGGGGTCGGTCTGTTTCACCCGCTCGCAGCAGACGAGGCATTCCAGCGTGCCCTTGTCCAGCTGTTCACTGAGACGCTCACGCTGGGTCATCTCCGTTGAGGACTGGCCTTTTGTCTTCTTGTCTGGAATTAATGTCGATTGTTAGTTCGGCATTTCCAGAAACAACAAATAagctttatcaaaattaacatttaaaaatcctacttatattacaaaatgtgaaagtttgtatgtgtgaatgtgtgtttgtaactctttcaTGCAACTGAattgattttcataaaactttGCAGTAAAGTAGACATTGAAATACAATagtaagttttaaattaatgaagttgcgggcaacagctagtatttgtgtacataattttGACTTGCACTTTGAAATAATGAACATTACTCCCACAGGTGCGCTTGTCTATGACACCTGAGGTCCCAGGTTTGATTCCAGCCAGGGCAGGATGAGGAACAATCTTTCTCtaattgtcctgggtcttggatgtttatcaatacatatttaacgatagctgaacgtggcctatcagtctttataagactgtaggctctgtctaccccgcaagggatatagacgtgattatatgtatgtatgtatatattaaggataaaattatcaacataaaaaaaagtcaattCAACTTGactgaataaaaaagttatataagacacaataattttgatgaaatgtaTACTTAAAGAACTCTAAGTTAGATAAGgcttatcatttttattttgctctaCCAATAAGAAGGAATTCATGTCACAATTAGAAacgaaatataaatacaaacctTGATCTGAATTTTTGTTCCTATTATTAACTGGGCTGTGTACATTTTCCGACTTCGAAGGTCTTTCCGGCCTTTCATCTCTGTATTGCAAATAATTGCTAGCATATTGTTCATCTTCAGAGTAATTTCGATCCGTAGCCCTTATTCGCTGGCTTCCAGCCCAGTTCCTTCCTCTGCCTGACCCTTCTTTACCATTCCTCACCCTCTCTTCTGCCCCCCCTGGAGTCCTGCTATTGTAGAAGGTTCTACCAGCATCAgtctcttctttctttttcccTTTAAAGTTTGATTTCGATTGGTTTCTCTCATTACGATTATATGACTCTTGATTACTGTCATAACGGCTACTGTTATCTTGATAACGATCCCTGTTACTATCTCTTTCAGAATCATTATAACTATAGTGATCACGATCAATATTACTGTCTCGGTCACGAGCCCTGTTACCATCCCGATTATGATCTCTATAATTGTCACGATTACGATTTTTAGCTTCATTATGCCTGTAGTTATCTCTATGATTATTATGACCCCTATGGTTAGTATCACCGTTCTGAGATGCTCTTGGTCTTTCTCTCCAGTTTGTGTCTGAAGAACTGCCTTGTACTTTCCTAGGCTCCGAGGTAACATCTACAGTGCTACTGGAAGCCTCTGGAATGTTTTGAACACTTGCGGCTGGCTTAACATTTGACCTTTTTGGCACAAATTCTGTAGCAGTTGCTGTCAATTTGGATTTCAATACAACTTCACTCTTAGAGTAATCTGCTGAAGAAGTAGGCTCTGTAGGACAAGCAGAAGTGTATTGGTTCTGAACACAATCTGCACCAGTTGATGAGTTTGATCCATAATATGTGTCACCATGAGTATTTACAGATGAAGATGGCATGTTCTGGTAGTTGTAATCATAATTTTGATACTGGCCATTGCTGTAGTTGGCTGTATTCGCTGGCACAGCACCATTATGTTGCATCTGAGAGAGAAACTCATTAAAACTCACATATTGATCACTAGAATTATACTGCCGGTTGGGGTGATAGGCTTGATTTGAATACTGATCATTCGTACCACCCTCCCAAGTGTTAGCACCTTGGTATTGGTTGTTATAAGCGTATGAATTGTTCCACTGAGACATGATTACGACCAATTACGAAATATTGTGGATGGAACTTTGTATCGACATATCTTAGGTATGTGACGTTTTGGGGGGAAGGTGCCCCGGTGTGGCAGCGTGAAGCTGGGGCCAAAGGCCCTGAGCTTGgttggtttttatttaatctgaaAAGAATAAATCAGTACAGTTCAGACAGATATTAATGTACTAGTATCATAGACATGTGGTATCAAATTAAAGTATCTTACCTTCTGTTGTAATcctattttcttttgattttatttacaaataaaaaaactaagtaaaacgatttattttttataaaattacatcaaCTTTGATATGATATGACAAGACAATTCGATTGAATTGAAAGTGGTGAGGTGAGGGTGGGAGGAAAAGTCAACCAAACGAAACCAACGTTGTTGGTCATAGAAAGTGATGTGGGAAGTGTTCAATTCAGACAAAACATGGAATGGGCCATAATGCATGTACCAAGTTACGTGGCTGGGGAGGAATTCTTGAttctatgtattattattgtatgtacttatatttcattctttttcTCTACCTTCATTTAGACTAGAGTCCAATAGAAATcgtttaattactttaataaagACTGAGTCGGAATGAAGGAGTCTAAGACACGCAAAGGCATTTTACGACTTTATAGACACTCGTCTTTGCCAAGTTCGCCACTATGGTTTAGTTTCCGCCTATGGTCTATGGTTCCGCTTCTACACCAGCTCTATGATTTACTCTTCTTCCGGTCGCCATGTTATTTCACATTTCATTTCTTCGCAACGCTTCCTACGCAGTGTGTTATTTCTGAAGTGAAATTAACTTCTATCTTGATTACTTGCTTTGTTTGTTGTATTGAAGCAagtgaatagttattttgtgaatTATTTGTGTGATAATATCTCGACCATCATGAGTTACGGGAGACCACCGCCTCGTATTGATGGCATGGTGTCGCTGAAAGTGGACAATCTCACATACCGAACGACGCCAGAAGATTTGCGCAGAGTATTCGAAAGATGTGGCGATGTTGGCGACATATACATCCCAAGAGATCGCTACACCAGAGAAAGCAGAGGTTTCGCTTTTGTAAGGTATGTTTTAGCCATGACGTCATTAAGTGCCATGCTTGATGCTTTTGGAAGAATACCGTGCTTAACCCTATAATTGTTTATATCCCTAGGTTCTTTGATCGTCGGGACGCAGAGGAAGCGCTGGATTCTCTAGACGGGCGCATGTTGGATGGCAGGGAGCTCCGCGTTCAGATGGCCCGTTACGGACGCCCTTCATCTCCATACAGAAGTCGTTACGACCGTCGACGCAGGTATCTAAcgcattaattttatatttgtttgcatGATTATCTTCACATAAAACTGTAAGCATGAATTTTATGCAAAActtcatacaaaataaacaaataatttacagATTGCAAGAACAGTACAGCTAAAAAATGAGTTGCTTCAACGGTGTGGGTAAATCATcatcaaataaatgtttaggTGACATATTCTTAATGTGTGTGCTATGGTGTCTCTTTTTTTAGCAAATCCCGTGGTCGATCCAGGTCGCGTTCTCGTTCCCGCCGCCGCTCGTACTCGCGCAGCCGCTCCAGGTCCCGCAGCCGCAGCCGCTCGGACTCCAAGAGCTCCCGGGGACGCTCCCGCAGCCGCAGCCATTCTCGCTCCAGATCCAGGCATTGATGTGCTAAGTAAGTTCTACTTCAAATACTAATTTGAGTGGCTAATTAAATAGAGAAGCCCCGGGGCACATCTAGTTTTCATAACTGTAAATTTGTATACCTGTTCaattattaacataatattttattggaaGTGTCTAGTCCGCCACCAGCGGCCATTTAACAAATCGAATTACTAAGCCGCTAGtggtaaaataagaaattaaataattctgcCACAAGTATTGTGGTATACAAATTTGTTCCTTTAGTCAAACGAATAaagtctaattttaaaatacactaGGGCAGCGTAGTGAAGTTGTTCCTATTACGGCAGACTAATATAAAATGCTATTCCGCCACAAGTTATTAGTTATTGGAATATGTTCCTTATAACTTGTATATAAAgcatatatttcattatgttAAAGTATCGTACCGAAGTTAGCAAtgtgacaaaaacaaaaacataaccctttcggtttttgtttttgtagttGATGAGgaagttttaaacttttttcattgtttgtattactgtaaattataattaacgaTAAAACCCAGAAAAAGCACTTAGAGTGCTTTTTCTGTGTAccgcaaaaatacaaaacagctatgttaaaataataaaggccataaaacaataacagtaCTTAATCAAAAGGAAGAGAccaaaaaatacaacatttagaaataaacgacgaagaaatagaaaatgatgacagaaataaagatgaaaatacgTTTAA
The Amyelois transitella isolate CPQ chromosome 12, ilAmyTran1.1, whole genome shotgun sequence DNA segment above includes these coding regions:
- the LOC106142583 gene encoding protein shuttle craft, which translates into the protein MSQWNNSYAYNNQYQGANTWEGGTNDQYSNQAYHPNRQYNSSDQYVSFNEFLSQMQHNGAVPANTANYSNGQYQNYDYNYQNMPSSSVNTHGDTYYGSNSSTGADCVQNQYTSACPTEPTSSADYSKSEVVLKSKLTATATEFVPKRSNVKPAASVQNIPEASSSTVDVTSEPRKVQGSSSDTNWRERPRASQNGDTNHRGHNNHRDNYRHNEAKNRNRDNYRDHNRDGNRARDRDSNIDRDHYSYNDSERDSNRDRYQDNSSRYDSNQESYNRNERNQSKSNFKGKKKEETDAGRTFYNSRTPGGAEERVRNGKEGSGRGRNWAGSQRIRATDRNYSEDEQYASNYLQYRDERPERPSKSENVHSPVNNRNKNSDQDKKTKGQSSTEMTQRERLSEQLDKGTLECLVCCERVKQTDPVWSCANCYHVLHLRCIRKWAISSMVEGKWRCPACQNTSESIPTEYRCMCGAIRSPEYVRGASGAHTCGKSCKRQRNCPHPCTLLCHPGPCPPCQATVNKQCGCGAETRSVLCSSKLAQVCGRTCHRTLSCEVHTCQKECHEGPCDECNETVTQVCYCPGAVSRSVACARESGRSARWSCGAACARVLACGAHVCGARCHPPPCARCLLLPDSVRTCPCGKRKLDKDIRKSCTDPIPLCGNICAKPLECGPAGDKHFCKLDCHEGPCPTCPDKTLLQCRCGHSSREVPCADLPQMYNNVLCQKKCNKKLSCGRHRCRATCCAATSHRCTLVCGRSLTCQLHRCEHFCHTGHCPPCPRVSWDELRCECGTEVLLPPIRCGARPPACGAQCSRARPCGHEPLHACHAGDCPPCVVLTTKRCHGGHEERKTIPCSQEEFSCGLPCGKPLPCGKHTCIKTCHKGPCDTGKCTQPCNEKRASCGHACAAPCHAGAGAGACPSAAPCRQLVRATCPCGRRHAARACHDNARDQAKMMSALAATKMQEGGSVDLSDVQRPANMLKTLECDDACRMEARARQLALALQIRNPDVSAKLAPRYSETLRGLAARDPAFAQQVHDHLSELVQKAKKSKQKTRSHSFPSMNWQKRQFIHEMCEHFGCESVAYDAEPNRNVVATADREKSWLPAMSILEVVSREAGKRRVPGPVLRTPAQTNKPSSNAAGSSSTSGSGWATLTSTNAWAARSNKQQQQTQQQQQPQPQQQPQQQQQTAATPAEKIDYFDNPPDN
- the LOC106142664 gene encoding serine/arginine-rich splicing factor 2 isoform X1; amino-acid sequence: MSYGRPPPRIDGMVSLKVDNLTYRTTPEDLRRVFERCGDVGDIYIPRDRYTRESRGFAFVRFFDRRDAEEALDSLDGRMLDGRELRVQMARYGRPSSPYRSRYDRRRSKSRGRSRSRSRSRRRSYSRSRSRSRSRSRSDSKSSRGRSRSRSHSRSRSRH
- the LOC106142664 gene encoding serine/arginine-rich splicing factor 2 isoform X2; this translates as MSYGRPPPRIDGMVSLKVDNLTYRTTPEDLRRVFERCGDVGDIYIPRDRYTRESRGFAFVRFFDRRDAEEALDSLDGRMLDGRELRVQMARYGRPSSPYRSRYDRRRRSRSRSRRRSYSRSRSRSRSRSRSDSKSSRGRSRSRSHSRSRSRH